From the genome of Populus alba chromosome 10, ASM523922v2, whole genome shotgun sequence, one region includes:
- the LOC118043246 gene encoding polygalacturonase At1g48100: MEIIRGILAIFIAVSLLLYNSSNVEGRYRHHKPKNKGSKNTEPPVSPTPQSPTAPSSPSKPPSIPSDPYPKDPGNRSSDYIFNVMDYGAVGDGSTDDTNAFRQAWKGACGVESGVILAPSGYSFMITSTIFSGPCKPGIVFQVDGLLMPPDGPDSWPEKDSTQQWLVFYRLDGMTLTGEGTIEGNGDKWWDLPCKPHRGPNGSTSKGPCVSPALIRFFMSSNLAVSGLKIQNSPQFHMKFDGCEGVLIKKLSISSPKLSPNTDGIHIENTKAVGIYDSLISNGDDCISIGTGCSNVDIDGLTCGPSHGISIGSLGVHNSQACVSNITVRNTIIKESDDGLRIKTWQGGTGCVSDINFENIQMENVRNCIIIDQYYCLSKACRNETSAVYVTGVTYRNIKGTYDVRTPPIHFACSDTVACTNILLSEVELLPEEGELVDDPFCWNAYGTQETATIPPINCLREGKPEGLREISSYGC, encoded by the exons ATGGAGATCATTCGCGGTATTTTAGCCATTTTCATTGCAGTGTCCCTTCTGCTTTATAATTCCAGCAATGTAGAAGGAAGGTACCGTcaccacaagccaaagaacaaAGGCTCCAAAAATACAGAGCCCCCTGTTTCTCCAACCCCTCAAAGCCCTACTGCCCCTTCATCCCCTTCTAAACCTCCTTCAATCCCTTCAGACCCTTATCCGAAGGATCCTGGCAACAGAAGTTCAGACTACATTTTCAATGTCATGGATTATGGGGCAGTTGGTGACGGTTCCACTGATGACACTAACGCATTCAGGCAGGCCTGGAAAGGAGCTTGTGGAGTGGAATCTGGTGTTATTCTGGCTCCTTCCGGTTATTCTTTCATGATCACTTCAACTATTTTCTCAGGTCCATGCAAGCCAGGAATTGTGTTTCAG GTGGATGGGCTCCTAATGCCGCCGGATGGACCGGATTCCTGGCCAGAGAAGGATAGCACGCAGCAATGGCTTGTGTTTTATCGACTTGACGGTATGACTCTCACAGGAGAAGGAACCATTGAAGGAAATGGAGATAAGTGGTGGGATCTACCCTGCAAACCTCACCGG GGTCCTAATGGATCTACATCAAAAGGACCATGTGTTAGCCCTGCG TTAATTCGGTTCTTCATGAGCTCCAATTTGGCTGTCAGTGGCTTGAAGATCCAAAACAGTCCTCAATTCCATATGAAGTTTGATGGCTGTGAAggtgttttgataaaaaaactgtCCATATCTTCTCCTAAACTCAGCCCCAATACTGATGGGATCCACATAGAGAACACCAAGGCTGTCGGCATATACGATTCTCTCATTAGCAATG GTGATGATTGCATATCAATCGGAACAGGATGCTCAAATGTGGATATTGATGGTCTCACTTGTGGTCCCAGTCACGGGATCAG CATTGGAAGCCTAGGAGTACACAATTCCCAGGCATGCGTGAGTAACATAACCGTCcgaaacacaataataaaagaatcagACGATGGGCTAAGGATCAAGACATGGCAGGGCGGCACGGGTTGTGTATCAGACATAAACTTTGAAAACATCCAAATGGAGAATGTTAGGAACTGCATTATCATAGACCAGTACTACTGCCTATCAAAGGCTTGTCGAAACGAGACCTCAGCTGTCTATGTCACAGGCGTGACATACAGGAACATTAAGGGCACGTACGATGTTAGAACCCCACCAATACACTTCGCCTGTAGTGACACAGTAGCCTGCACCAATATACTGCTATCAGAGGTCGAGCTTCTCCCTGAAGAGGGTGAGTTGGTGGATGATCCATTTTGTTGGAATGCTTATGGAACTCAAGAAACAGCGACTATTCCTCCTATAAATTGCTTGAGAGAAGGAAAGCCTGAGGGTCTACGAGAGATCTCCTCTTATGGTTGCTAA
- the LOC118043247 gene encoding uncharacterized protein isoform X2, with product MPSLQTALPPELANNLYRECLRRAKYIGHQQHNTELLVNMVRQQFKRNKHETDLEKIQKLKDDAARGLINHILYESERLSGRKASKST from the exons ATGCCCTCTTTGCAAACTGCTTTGCCTCCTGAACTAGCCAACAAC CTTTACCGTGAATGTCTTCGACGAGCTAAATATATTGGTCATCag CAACATAACACAGAGCTTCTTGTCAATATGGTAAGACAGCAgtttaaaagaaacaaacatgaGACGGACCTAGAGAAGATTCAAAAGTTGAAGGACGA TGCAGCAAGGGGACTTATAAATCACATACTCTACGAATCGGAGAGGCTGTCTGGTCGTAAAGCGAGCAAGAGTACTTGA
- the LOC118043247 gene encoding uncharacterized protein isoform X1 — protein sequence MPSLQTALPPELANNVIRLYRECLRRAKYIGHQQHNTELLVNMVRQQFKRNKHETDLEKIQKLKDDAARGLINHILYESERLSGRKASKST from the exons ATGCCCTCTTTGCAAACTGCTTTGCCTCCTGAACTAGCCAACAACGTAATTAGA CTTTACCGTGAATGTCTTCGACGAGCTAAATATATTGGTCATCag CAACATAACACAGAGCTTCTTGTCAATATGGTAAGACAGCAgtttaaaagaaacaaacatgaGACGGACCTAGAGAAGATTCAAAAGTTGAAGGACGA TGCAGCAAGGGGACTTATAAATCACATACTCTACGAATCGGAGAGGCTGTCTGGTCGTAAAGCGAGCAAGAGTACTTGA